From Chryseobacterium sp. IHB B 17019, one genomic window encodes:
- a CDS encoding T9SS type A sorting domain-containing protein gives MKSTILLTICSLFISIFSFGQTSTEQFETESHGSASFTDNGVIFNILSHVNTYDIQANYPGTGWNGSAVDNRYIDNSAPGNQATGTSFSIKTTSNLFKVNRFWVYASAADLTLSVSGTLTITGKLSGVTKFTQTKTTGFATSMGTTNGFTLIDLTNLNGQNYSNIIIDQLEITAGGGYVYLSLDAFTWVKDSNVVLAANEVKSSKKELSIYPNPTNGPLTIKTEANKKLEVYSQSGQLVKTIEAKKGETETDISELPTGNYLIKSSSESYKIIKK, from the coding sequence ATGAAAAGTACTATACTACTTACAATCTGCAGTCTTTTCATATCGATATTTTCGTTTGGACAGACAAGTACAGAACAGTTTGAGACAGAATCTCACGGAAGCGCAAGTTTTACTGATAACGGAGTAATTTTTAATATCCTTTCTCATGTAAATACTTATGATATCCAGGCAAATTATCCGGGTACAGGATGGAACGGTTCAGCCGTAGACAACAGGTATATTGACAATTCGGCGCCGGGAAATCAAGCGACAGGAACTTCATTCAGTATAAAAACAACGTCTAATTTATTCAAAGTAAATAGATTTTGGGTATATGCTTCAGCAGCCGATTTGACCTTATCCGTTTCCGGAACCCTTACTATTACAGGAAAATTAAGTGGCGTAACCAAGTTTACACAAACCAAAACAACAGGTTTTGCAACAAGTATGGGTACCACAAACGGCTTTACACTGATTGATCTTACAAACCTTAATGGTCAAAATTACAGCAATATTATAATAGATCAACTCGAAATTACTGCAGGCGGAGGCTATGTATATCTGAGTTTAGACGCCTTCACATGGGTAAAAGACAGCAATGTAGTTCTAGCGGCAAACGAAGTAAAATCTTCTAAAAAAGAACTGAGTATTTATCCTAATCCTACAAATGGTCCTTTAACCATTAAAACTGAGGCTAATAAAAAGTTAGAAGTTTACAGTCAATCCGGTCAGCTTGTGAAAACAATTGAAGCTAAAAAAGGCGAGACAGAAACTGATATTTCAGAACTTCCTACAGGAAATTATCTAATAAAATCTTCCTCGGAATCTTATAAGATTATTAAAAAATAA